A single window of Modestobacter italicus DNA harbors:
- the tal gene encoding transaldolase, with protein sequence MAQNENLAQLSKAGVAVWLDDLSRDRIRSGNLQQLVDEHSVVGVTTNPSIFAAAISGSKSYDDQLHALAVRKVSVEEALRTITAADVRDACDLLAPVAAATGRDGRVSLEVAPGLAHDEDATAAEAAHLWWLVDRPNLFIKIPATLASLPAITTSIAKGISVNVTLIFSIERYKAVMDAYISGLEQRLAEDPEASFDGIESVASFFVSRVDTEIDKRLDASGADASLKGKAGVANAQLAYQAYEEVFSSDRWKALEAKGASKQRPLWASTGVKNPEYSDTLYLSELIAPDTVNTMPEKTMQAYADHGQAGTSVQSSYADAEKVMADVAAAGVDLDDVFRVLEEEAVQKFVDAWDELTGSVQEQLQDKA encoded by the coding sequence ATGGCCCAGAACGAGAACCTGGCACAGCTGTCCAAGGCGGGGGTCGCCGTCTGGCTCGACGACCTCTCCCGTGACCGCATCCGCAGCGGGAACCTGCAGCAGCTGGTCGACGAGCACAGCGTCGTCGGCGTCACCACCAACCCGAGCATCTTCGCCGCGGCGATCAGCGGGTCGAAGTCCTACGACGACCAGCTGCACGCCCTCGCGGTGCGCAAGGTGAGCGTCGAGGAGGCGCTGCGCACCATCACCGCCGCCGACGTCCGCGACGCCTGCGACCTGCTCGCACCGGTCGCCGCGGCCACCGGCCGGGACGGCCGCGTGTCGCTCGAGGTCGCCCCGGGCCTGGCGCACGACGAGGACGCCACCGCCGCGGAGGCCGCCCACCTGTGGTGGCTGGTCGACCGGCCGAACCTGTTCATCAAGATCCCGGCGACCCTGGCGAGCCTCCCGGCGATCACCACCTCGATCGCCAAGGGGATCAGCGTCAACGTCACGCTGATCTTCAGCATCGAGCGGTACAAGGCGGTCATGGACGCCTACATCTCCGGCCTGGAGCAGCGGCTGGCCGAGGACCCGGAGGCCTCCTTCGACGGCATCGAGTCGGTCGCCTCGTTCTTCGTGTCCCGCGTGGACACCGAGATCGACAAGCGGCTGGACGCCTCCGGTGCCGACGCCTCGCTCAAGGGCAAGGCCGGCGTGGCCAACGCCCAGCTGGCCTACCAGGCCTACGAGGAGGTCTTCTCCTCCGACCGCTGGAAGGCCCTGGAGGCCAAGGGCGCGAGCAAGCAGCGCCCGCTGTGGGCCTCGACCGGCGTGAAGAACCCGGAGTACTCGGACACGCTCTACCTCTCCGAGCTCATCGCCCCGGACACGGTCAACACCATGCCGGAGAAGACGATGCAGGCCTACGCCGACCACGGCCAGGCCGGCACCTCGGTGCAGTCCTCCTACGCCGACGCCGAGAAGGTCATGGCGGACGTCGCCGCGGCCGGGGTCGACCTGGACGACGTCTTCCGCGTGCTCGAGGAGGAGGCCGTGCAGAAGTTCGTCGACGCCTGGGACGAGCTGACCGGCTCGGTCCAGGAGCAGCTGCAGGACAAGGCCTGA
- a CDS encoding heme o synthase: protein MTAIAGPRVDRVRTRSGRATVAAYVSLTKPKLVELLLVTTLPAMMLAAGGWPGTGLVLATLVGGMLAAGAANTINCWYDRDIDRLMSRTRDRPIPSGVIRPRNALVFGVLLAWVSLVLLGLFTTPLATALAAAAVLAYSVLYTMVLKRRTHHNTVFGGLPGAAPVLIGWAAVTGSLDWPALVFFGIVFCWQMPHFWALASRFRYDYFRAGVPMLSVVAGPVSVGRQSVAWAWGTLVVSLLMVPVTPQLGWTTGIATLGLGAWYVAESHAWLNRIKAGVPDRPMRLFSVSITYMTLLSIALVADVLV, encoded by the coding sequence GTGACGGCCATCGCCGGCCCTCGCGTCGACCGCGTCCGGACCCGTTCGGGCCGTGCCACGGTGGCCGCCTACGTCTCGCTGACGAAGCCGAAGCTCGTCGAGCTGCTGCTGGTCACCACGCTGCCGGCGATGATGCTGGCCGCCGGGGGCTGGCCGGGCACGGGGCTGGTGCTGGCCACCCTGGTCGGCGGGATGCTCGCCGCCGGTGCCGCCAACACGATCAACTGCTGGTACGACCGGGACATCGACCGGCTGATGTCCCGCACCCGGGACAGGCCGATCCCCAGCGGGGTGATCCGGCCCCGCAACGCACTGGTCTTCGGCGTGCTGCTGGCGTGGGTCTCGCTGGTCCTGCTCGGGCTGTTCACCACGCCGCTGGCCACCGCGCTCGCGGCCGCCGCGGTGCTGGCCTACTCGGTGCTCTACACGATGGTGCTCAAGCGCCGGACCCACCACAACACCGTCTTCGGCGGGCTGCCCGGCGCCGCCCCGGTGCTCATCGGCTGGGCCGCGGTCACCGGGTCGCTGGACTGGCCGGCGCTGGTCTTCTTCGGCATCGTCTTCTGCTGGCAGATGCCGCACTTCTGGGCGCTGGCCAGCCGGTTCCGCTACGACTACTTCCGGGCCGGTGTCCCGATGCTCTCGGTGGTGGCCGGTCCGGTCAGCGTCGGGCGGCAGTCCGTGGCCTGGGCCTGGGGCACCCTGGTCGTCTCGCTGCTGATGGTCCCGGTGACCCCCCAGCTGGGCTGGACCACCGGGATCGCCACCCTCGGCCTGGGCGCCTGGTACGTCGCGGAGTCGCACGCCTGGCTCAACCGGATCAAGGCGGGCGTGCCCGACCGGCCGATGCGGCTGTTCTCGGTGTCGATCACCTACATGACCCTGCTGTCGATCGCCCTGGTCGCCGACGTCCTCGTCTGA
- the zwf gene encoding glucose-6-phosphate dehydrogenase, with protein sequence MPTNPLRDPRDRRLPRVPEPCALVVFGITGDLARKKLLPAVYDLANRGLLPTNFALLGFARRDWGDVEFSELARSAAREHARTPWREEVWERLANSVRFVQGSFDDDNAFDELASNLAELEGTHGIGGNAAFYLSIPPAMFPTVLKQMARTGMAESTPDRWRRVVVEKPFGNDLQSSRELNALVDSVFTADDVFRIDHYLGKETVQNLLALRFANELFEPVWNGHHVDSVQITMAEDVGIGGRAGFYEKTGAARDVLQNHLLQLLALTAMEEPVEFSAEEIRTEKLKVLRAVSVPEDKARFAVRGQYEQGWLAGQRATGYRQEEGVSPDSTTETYAAVRLGVETRRWAGVPFYLRTGKRLPRRVTEIALVFKRAPHLPFAPTDTEELGHNQLVIRVQPDEGMTLKFGSKVPGSVMEVRDVAMDFLYGEQFTEASPEAYERLLLDVLLGDATLFPRNAEVEASWAVIDPLEDFWAGTTPYSYRAGEWGPRAAEDMLAAEGRQWRRP encoded by the coding sequence ATGCCCACCAACCCGCTGCGGGATCCGCGGGACCGACGGCTGCCCCGCGTACCGGAGCCCTGCGCCCTGGTCGTGTTCGGCATCACCGGGGACCTGGCCCGCAAGAAGCTGCTGCCGGCGGTCTACGACCTGGCCAACCGCGGCCTGCTGCCGACCAACTTCGCGCTGCTGGGCTTCGCCCGCCGCGACTGGGGCGACGTGGAGTTCTCCGAGCTCGCCCGCTCCGCCGCCCGCGAGCACGCCCGCACCCCGTGGCGCGAGGAGGTCTGGGAGCGGTTGGCCAACAGCGTGCGCTTCGTCCAGGGCTCCTTCGACGACGACAACGCCTTCGACGAGCTGGCCAGCAACCTGGCCGAGCTGGAGGGCACCCACGGCATCGGCGGCAACGCGGCGTTCTACCTGTCCATCCCGCCGGCCATGTTCCCCACGGTGCTCAAGCAGATGGCGCGCACCGGGATGGCCGAGAGCACCCCGGACCGGTGGCGGCGGGTGGTCGTGGAGAAGCCCTTCGGCAACGACCTGCAGTCCAGCCGCGAGCTGAACGCCCTGGTCGACTCGGTGTTCACCGCCGACGACGTGTTCCGCATCGACCACTACCTGGGCAAGGAGACGGTCCAGAACCTGCTGGCCCTCCGCTTCGCCAACGAGCTGTTCGAGCCGGTCTGGAACGGCCACCACGTCGACTCCGTGCAGATCACCATGGCCGAGGACGTCGGCATCGGCGGCCGGGCCGGGTTCTACGAGAAGACCGGCGCCGCCCGGGACGTGCTGCAGAACCACCTGCTGCAGCTGCTGGCGCTCACCGCCATGGAGGAGCCGGTCGAGTTCTCCGCCGAGGAGATCCGCACCGAGAAGCTCAAGGTGCTGCGCGCGGTGTCCGTGCCCGAGGACAAGGCCCGCTTCGCCGTCCGCGGCCAGTACGAGCAGGGCTGGCTGGCCGGTCAGCGGGCCACCGGCTACCGGCAAGAGGAGGGCGTCAGCCCGGACTCCACCACCGAGACCTACGCCGCCGTCCGGCTCGGCGTGGAGACCCGCCGCTGGGCCGGCGTCCCGTTCTACCTGCGCACCGGCAAGCGGCTGCCCCGCCGGGTCACCGAGATCGCGCTGGTCTTCAAGCGCGCCCCGCACCTGCCCTTCGCGCCGACGGACACCGAGGAGCTGGGCCACAACCAGCTGGTGATCCGGGTGCAGCCCGACGAGGGCATGACGCTGAAGTTCGGCTCCAAGGTCCCGGGCAGCGTGATGGAGGTCCGGGACGTCGCGATGGACTTCCTCTACGGCGAGCAGTTCACCGAGGCCAGCCCCGAGGCCTACGAGCGGCTGCTGCTCGACGTGCTGCTCGGCGACGCGACCCTCTTCCCGCGCAACGCCGAGGTGGAGGCCTCCTGGGCGGTCATCGACCCGCTGGAGGACTTCTGGGCCGGCACGACGCCGTACTCCTACCGGGCCGGCGAGTGGGGCCCGCGCGCGGCCGAGGACATGCTCGCCGCCGAGGGGCGCCAGTGGCGCCGGCCGTGA
- a CDS encoding COX15/CtaA family protein, with product MSVLPASFRSRMNPSVVSRLALANVVANGVIVVTGGAVRLTGSGLGCPTWPECTDGSIRPTPELAGHGLIEFGNRLLTFALVVVAVATVVAVFASARRDLRRLAVLSLLGIPAQALLGGVTVLTGLNPWTVAAHFLLSMVLVAIATVLWLRSREPGVGQLVVRRPFALLATGIAAAVAAVLVVGTVVTGSGPHSGDPEAGRTGFDPELVSQLHADVVFLLIGLTVALLVALAATDSPGRVRRAARDLLVVELLQGVIGYVQYFTHLPALLVLLHMAGAVLITVYTARLLWSVRGPASELPVGSDTAVLRTAPLPGAVPGAR from the coding sequence GTGTCGGTTCTTCCCGCGTCGTTCCGCTCTCGGATGAACCCGTCCGTCGTCTCCCGGCTCGCGCTGGCCAACGTCGTGGCCAACGGCGTCATCGTGGTGACCGGCGGCGCCGTCCGGCTCACCGGCTCCGGTCTGGGCTGCCCCACCTGGCCCGAGTGCACCGACGGCAGCATCCGGCCGACCCCCGAGCTGGCCGGTCACGGGCTGATCGAGTTCGGCAACCGGTTGCTGACCTTCGCCCTCGTGGTCGTCGCGGTCGCCACCGTCGTCGCGGTGTTCGCCTCGGCGCGCCGGGACCTGCGCCGGCTGGCGGTGCTGAGCCTGCTCGGCATCCCCGCGCAGGCGCTGCTCGGCGGGGTCACCGTGCTCACCGGGCTCAACCCCTGGACGGTCGCCGCGCACTTCCTGCTGTCCATGGTGCTGGTGGCCATCGCGACCGTGCTGTGGCTGCGCTCCCGCGAACCGGGCGTCGGCCAGCTGGTGGTCCGCCGTCCGTTCGCGCTGCTCGCCACGGGGATCGCCGCCGCGGTGGCCGCCGTCCTCGTGGTCGGCACCGTGGTCACCGGCAGCGGTCCGCACAGCGGCGACCCGGAGGCCGGGCGCACCGGCTTCGACCCGGAGCTGGTCAGCCAGCTGCACGCCGACGTCGTCTTCCTGCTCATCGGGCTGACCGTCGCGCTGCTGGTGGCGCTGGCCGCCACCGACTCCCCCGGCCGGGTCCGCCGCGCGGCCCGCGACCTGCTCGTCGTCGAGCTGCTGCAGGGCGTGATCGGCTACGTGCAGTACTTCACGCACCTGCCCGCGCTGCTGGTGCTGCTGCACATGGCCGGCGCGGTGCTGATCACCGTCTACACGGCCCGGCTGCTCTGGTCGGTCCGCGGCCCCGCCTCCGAGCTGCCCGTCGGCAGTGACACTGCCGTCCTCCGGACGGCACCGCTGCCAGGAGCCGTTCCCGGGGCGCGATGA
- the tkt gene encoding transketolase: MTSDSTSNTESTGAEAPAEAASDTPTGSPRQPDPTLPDGFTELDRRAIDTARVLAMDAVQKVGNGHPGTAMSMAPTAYLLFQKWLKHDPSDPQWTGRDRFVLSMGHSSLTLYVQLYLSGYGLELSDLQALRTWGSLTPGHPEVNHTPGVETTTGPLGQGVGNAVGMAMAARRERGLFDPESAEGESLFDHTIWAFASDGDLEEGVSGEASSIAGTQRLGNLVLVYDDNKISIEDNTEIAFTEDVGKRYEAYGWHVQHVDDGEDLAALDAAFAAAKAETNRPSIIVLRTVIGWPAPNKQNTGAAHGSALGDDEVKATKEILGFDPEQTFEVAPEVIEHTRKVVERGQQAHAEWSKGFAAWEQANPEGAALLARMKTRTLPEGWAEKLPSWDADPKGVATRKASGEVLAAIYPELPELWGGSADLAESNNTAVKGEPSFLPADRQTKMWSGGPYGRTLHFGVREHAMGAIMNGIALHGGTRVYGGTFLTFSDYMRGAVRLAALMQLPVTYVWTHDSIGLGEDGPTHQPIEHYAALRAIPGLDFVRPADANETAVAWRAILENNDRPAGLALSRQNLPTFDRSVMNSAEGTAKGGYVLAEASTGTPEVILMGTGSEVQIAVAAREVLEADGVPTRVVSLPCWEWFAEQDEAYRLEVLPSSVRARVSVEAGVPMGWRDFVGDAGRIVGLNHYGASASYSKLYEEFGLTAEAVVAAARDSLKAAEGPDVPPTGASVSVGGLDSPTGDK; this comes from the coding sequence ATGACCAGCGACAGCACCAGCAACACCGAGAGCACCGGGGCCGAGGCCCCGGCCGAGGCCGCCAGCGACACCCCCACCGGGTCGCCGCGCCAGCCCGACCCCACGCTGCCCGACGGCTTCACCGAGCTCGACCGGCGCGCCATCGACACCGCCCGCGTGCTGGCGATGGACGCGGTGCAGAAGGTCGGCAACGGCCACCCCGGCACCGCGATGAGCATGGCGCCCACCGCCTACCTGCTGTTCCAGAAGTGGCTGAAGCACGACCCGAGCGACCCGCAGTGGACCGGCCGCGACCGGTTCGTCCTGTCCATGGGCCACTCCAGCCTCACGCTGTACGTCCAGCTCTACCTGTCCGGCTACGGCCTGGAGCTGTCCGACCTGCAGGCGCTGCGCACCTGGGGCTCGCTGACGCCCGGCCACCCCGAGGTCAACCACACCCCCGGCGTCGAGACCACCACCGGCCCGCTGGGCCAGGGCGTCGGCAACGCCGTCGGCATGGCCATGGCCGCCCGCCGCGAGCGCGGCCTGTTCGACCCGGAGTCCGCCGAGGGCGAGAGCCTCTTCGACCACACCATCTGGGCGTTCGCCTCCGACGGCGACCTGGAGGAGGGCGTCAGCGGCGAGGCCTCCTCGATCGCCGGCACCCAGCGCCTGGGCAACCTCGTCCTGGTCTACGACGACAACAAGATCTCGATCGAGGACAACACCGAGATCGCCTTCACCGAGGACGTCGGCAAGCGCTACGAGGCCTACGGCTGGCACGTCCAGCACGTGGACGACGGTGAGGACCTCGCCGCCCTCGACGCCGCCTTCGCCGCGGCCAAGGCCGAGACCAACCGCCCGTCGATCATCGTGCTGCGCACGGTCATCGGCTGGCCGGCGCCGAACAAGCAGAACACCGGGGCCGCGCACGGCTCGGCGCTGGGCGACGACGAGGTCAAGGCGACCAAGGAGATCCTCGGCTTCGACCCGGAGCAGACCTTCGAGGTCGCCCCCGAGGTCATCGAGCACACCCGCAAGGTCGTCGAGCGCGGCCAGCAGGCGCACGCCGAGTGGTCGAAGGGCTTCGCAGCCTGGGAGCAGGCCAACCCCGAGGGCGCGGCGCTGCTGGCCCGGATGAAGACCCGCACGCTGCCCGAGGGCTGGGCGGAGAAGCTGCCGAGCTGGGACGCCGACCCCAAGGGCGTCGCCACCCGCAAGGCCTCCGGTGAGGTGCTCGCCGCGATCTACCCGGAGCTGCCCGAGCTGTGGGGCGGGTCGGCCGACCTGGCGGAGAGCAACAACACCGCGGTCAAGGGCGAGCCGTCGTTCCTGCCCGCCGACCGGCAGACGAAGATGTGGAGCGGTGGCCCCTACGGCCGCACCCTGCACTTCGGCGTCCGGGAGCACGCCATGGGCGCGATCATGAACGGCATCGCGCTGCACGGCGGCACCCGCGTCTACGGCGGCACGTTCCTCACCTTCTCCGACTACATGCGCGGCGCCGTGCGGCTCGCGGCGCTCATGCAGCTGCCGGTGACCTACGTGTGGACCCACGACTCGATCGGCCTGGGCGAGGACGGCCCGACGCACCAGCCGATCGAGCACTACGCCGCGCTGCGCGCCATCCCGGGGCTGGACTTCGTCCGCCCCGCCGACGCCAACGAGACGGCCGTCGCCTGGCGCGCGATCCTGGAGAACAACGACCGGCCGGCCGGCCTGGCGCTCTCCCGGCAGAACCTGCCCACCTTCGACCGGTCGGTCATGAACTCGGCCGAGGGCACGGCCAAGGGCGGTTACGTGCTGGCCGAGGCGTCCACCGGCACCCCTGAGGTGATCCTCATGGGCACCGGCTCCGAGGTGCAGATCGCCGTCGCCGCCCGCGAGGTGCTGGAGGCCGACGGCGTCCCGACCCGCGTCGTGTCGCTGCCGTGCTGGGAGTGGTTCGCCGAGCAGGACGAGGCCTACCGCCTCGAGGTGCTGCCCTCCTCGGTCCGCGCCCGGGTCAGCGTCGAGGCCGGGGTGCCGATGGGCTGGCGCGACTTCGTCGGCGACGCCGGCCGGATCGTCGGCCTGAACCACTACGGCGCGAGCGCCAGCTACTCCAAGCTCTACGAGGAGTTCGGGCTCACCGCCGAGGCCGTCGTCGCCGCGGCCCGGGACAGCCTGAAGGCCGCCGAGGGCCCCGACGTCCCGCCGACCGGCGCGAGCGTCTCGGTCGGTGGCCTGGACTCCCCCACCGGCGACAAGTGA
- a CDS encoding ATP-dependent Clp protease ATP-binding subunit produces the protein MTNGFPGAPFGGGPFDDFFQAFLGGPGARRGMQRVDITQLLSSHSREVVSAAARQAAEWGSPDLDTEHLLWAMAGHEPTRTLLSRSGADPDRLQADLAGQLTRGEPTGQAPALTPAAKRALLDAHQVSRASGSTYIGPEHLLFALALNPDSGAGRLLGGARVTPEGLQRAAAGGPVPAGAGGGGNEQPPSSTPTLDEYGRDLTAMARDGKIDPVIGRAQEIEQTIEVLSRRNKNNPVLIGEAGVGKTAIVEGIALQIVDGDVPESLRGRRLVELDLTGLVAGTRYRGDFEERLKKVMDEIREHSDEVIVFIDELHTVVAAGGSEGSAGAGNMLKPALARGELHIIGATTLEEYRRNIEKDAALERRFQPVLVPEPSTLDTIEILRGLRDRYEAHHQVRFTDEALVAAAELSERYVTDRHLPDKAIDLIDQAGARTRLRVKRPTTDLRELEQRVLELQREKDQAVAAEHYERASTLRDQIGTAQADLEQARSGGEGGIPEVGVPEIAEVVSRATGIPVAQLTQEERDRLLRLEDVLHERVVGQDEAVEVVAEAIRRSRAGLGDPDRPIGSFLFLGPTGVGKTELARALAEALFGDSDRMVRLDMSEFQERHTVSRLVGSPPGYVGYEDAGQLTEAVRRRPYSVVLLDEIEKAHPDVFNTLLQLLDAGRLTDSQGRTVDFSNTVVIMTSNLGSEAIVNAGRGPLGFTANGNSGDDLRDQVMRRLRDAFRPEFLNRIDEIVVFRQLEAEQLARITDLLLDETRRRLSAQDIAVEVTPAAVAWLAERGHEPQFGARPLRRAIQREVDNRLSRLVLGGELSPGQQVTVDVADGDLDLQVSDRRPNSVAEAEAPAAV, from the coding sequence ATGACCAATGGTTTCCCGGGCGCGCCGTTCGGCGGCGGTCCCTTCGACGACTTCTTCCAGGCCTTCCTGGGCGGTCCCGGCGCACGCCGGGGCATGCAGCGGGTGGACATCACCCAGCTGCTCAGCTCGCACTCCCGCGAGGTGGTGTCCGCCGCAGCGCGGCAGGCCGCCGAGTGGGGGAGCCCGGACCTGGACACCGAGCACCTGCTCTGGGCCATGGCCGGTCACGAGCCCACCCGCACGCTGCTGTCCCGCAGCGGGGCGGACCCCGACCGGCTGCAGGCCGACCTCGCCGGCCAGCTGACCCGGGGTGAGCCGACCGGGCAGGCCCCGGCGCTGACCCCCGCGGCCAAGCGGGCGCTGCTCGACGCCCACCAGGTGTCCCGGGCCAGCGGCTCGACCTACATCGGGCCCGAGCACCTGCTCTTCGCGCTCGCGCTCAACCCCGACTCCGGTGCCGGCCGGCTCCTCGGCGGCGCACGGGTGACCCCCGAGGGGCTGCAGCGGGCGGCCGCCGGTGGTCCGGTCCCGGCCGGGGCGGGCGGCGGCGGGAACGAGCAGCCGCCGTCGAGCACCCCGACCCTCGACGAGTACGGCCGCGACCTCACCGCGATGGCCCGCGACGGGAAGATCGACCCGGTCATCGGCCGCGCGCAGGAGATCGAGCAGACCATCGAGGTGCTGTCCCGGCGGAACAAGAACAACCCGGTGCTCATCGGTGAGGCCGGCGTCGGCAAGACCGCGATCGTCGAGGGCATCGCCCTGCAGATCGTCGACGGCGACGTCCCCGAGTCGCTGCGCGGCCGCCGGCTGGTCGAGCTGGACCTGACCGGCCTGGTCGCGGGCACCCGCTACCGCGGTGACTTCGAGGAGCGGCTCAAGAAGGTGATGGACGAGATCCGCGAGCACAGCGACGAGGTGATCGTCTTCATCGACGAGCTGCACACCGTCGTCGCCGCGGGTGGCTCCGAGGGGTCGGCCGGTGCGGGCAACATGCTCAAGCCGGCGCTGGCCCGCGGTGAGCTGCACATCATCGGCGCCACGACGCTGGAGGAGTACCGGCGCAACATCGAGAAGGACGCCGCCCTCGAGCGCCGCTTCCAGCCGGTCCTGGTCCCCGAGCCCAGCACGCTGGACACCATCGAGATCCTCCGCGGGCTCCGCGACCGGTACGAGGCGCACCACCAGGTGCGGTTCACCGACGAGGCCCTGGTGGCCGCGGCGGAGCTCTCCGAGCGGTACGTCACCGACCGGCACCTGCCGGACAAGGCGATCGACCTGATCGACCAGGCCGGCGCCCGCACCCGGCTGCGGGTCAAGCGGCCGACCACCGACCTGCGCGAGCTGGAGCAGCGGGTGCTGGAGCTGCAGCGGGAGAAGGACCAGGCGGTCGCGGCCGAGCACTACGAGCGCGCCTCCACGCTGCGGGACCAGATCGGCACCGCCCAGGCCGACCTCGAGCAGGCCCGGTCCGGCGGCGAGGGCGGCATCCCCGAGGTGGGCGTGCCCGAGATCGCCGAGGTGGTCTCCCGGGCCACCGGCATCCCGGTGGCGCAGCTGACCCAGGAGGAGCGCGACCGGCTGCTGCGGCTGGAGGACGTCCTGCACGAGCGGGTCGTCGGCCAGGACGAGGCGGTCGAGGTGGTCGCCGAGGCGATCCGCCGCTCGCGCGCCGGGCTCGGTGACCCGGACCGGCCGATCGGCAGCTTCCTGTTCCTCGGCCCGACCGGCGTCGGCAAGACCGAGCTGGCCCGGGCGCTGGCGGAGGCGCTGTTCGGCGACTCCGACCGGATGGTCCGGCTGGACATGAGCGAGTTCCAGGAGCGGCACACGGTCAGCCGGCTGGTCGGCTCGCCCCCCGGCTACGTCGGGTACGAGGACGCCGGTCAGCTGACCGAGGCGGTGCGTCGCCGTCCCTACTCGGTGGTGTTGCTCGACGAGATCGAGAAGGCCCACCCGGACGTGTTCAACACGCTGCTGCAGCTGCTGGACGCCGGCCGGCTCACCGACTCCCAGGGCCGCACGGTCGACTTCAGCAACACCGTGGTGATCATGACCAGCAACCTGGGGTCGGAGGCGATCGTCAACGCCGGCCGCGGCCCGCTGGGGTTCACCGCCAACGGCAACAGCGGCGACGACCTGCGCGACCAGGTGATGCGGCGGCTGCGGGACGCGTTCCGGCCGGAGTTCCTCAACCGGATCGACGAGATCGTGGTCTTCCGGCAGCTCGAGGCCGAGCAGCTGGCGCGGATCACCGACCTGCTGCTGGACGAGACCCGGCGCCGGCTGTCCGCCCAGGACATCGCCGTCGAGGTCACCCCGGCGGCGGTGGCCTGGCTGGCCGAGCGCGGGCACGAGCCGCAGTTCGGTGCGCGGCCGCTGCGCCGGGCGATCCAGCGCGAGGTCGACAACCGGCTGTCCCGGCTGGTGCTCGGTGGTGAGCTCTCGCCCGGCCAGCAGGTGACGGTCGACGTCGCCGACGGCGACCTGGACCTGCAGGTGTCCGACCGCCGGCCGAACAGCGTGGCGGAGGCCGAGGCCCCCGCCGCCGTCTGA
- a CDS encoding glucose-6-phosphate dehydrogenase assembly protein OpcA — translation MTTLWDTTGSAVVKELANQRRTGGAVMSGVALTLVVVADESRVNEAEQAATAAAELHPCRLLVVVRRQIEAPVPRLDAEVQIGGRLGPGEAVVMRMYGRLGLHAESVVLPLLAADAPVVTWWHTPPPERVSTDALGVIADRRISDCSMSEDPISALRVRARDYAPGDTDLTWTRSTPWRATLASTLDSVSGRRGEPVEVLGGEVTGDPENATARLVAGWLTSRCGCPIEVVPGPRVPGSSGIDSITLRLDQDEEVRLQDDRKGGAVIQQPFRPESVVALPERSLGELLGEELRRLDQDEPFSEALEVVTGETGLAERPPIREHTWFDPMKPQQSAADAEAELTSDATSDGGTAATAAPTVPPTSADTDDVALNGEHDSPADDSEEQHAVQAAEGGAR, via the coding sequence ATGACGACGTTGTGGGACACCACCGGATCCGCGGTGGTCAAGGAACTGGCCAACCAGCGGCGCACCGGCGGCGCGGTCATGAGCGGCGTCGCGCTGACCCTGGTGGTCGTCGCCGACGAGAGCCGGGTCAACGAGGCCGAGCAGGCCGCCACGGCTGCGGCCGAGCTGCACCCGTGCCGGCTGCTCGTCGTCGTGCGCCGGCAGATCGAGGCACCGGTGCCGCGGCTGGACGCCGAGGTGCAGATCGGCGGCCGGCTGGGCCCCGGCGAGGCCGTGGTGATGCGGATGTACGGCCGGCTCGGGCTGCACGCCGAGTCCGTGGTGCTGCCGCTGCTCGCTGCGGACGCACCCGTCGTCACCTGGTGGCACACGCCCCCGCCGGAGCGGGTGTCCACCGACGCGCTCGGCGTCATCGCCGACCGGCGGATCAGCGACTGCTCCATGTCCGAGGACCCCATCTCGGCGCTGCGGGTCCGGGCCCGGGACTACGCGCCGGGTGACACCGACCTGACCTGGACCCGCAGCACCCCGTGGCGGGCCACCCTGGCCTCGACGCTGGACTCGGTCTCCGGCCGTCGCGGCGAGCCCGTCGAGGTGCTCGGCGGCGAGGTCACCGGCGACCCGGAGAACGCCACCGCCCGGCTGGTCGCCGGCTGGCTGACCTCCCGGTGCGGGTGCCCGATCGAGGTCGTGCCCGGACCGCGCGTCCCGGGGTCGTCCGGCATCGACTCGATCACCCTGCGGCTGGACCAGGACGAGGAGGTGCGCCTGCAGGACGACCGCAAGGGCGGCGCGGTCATCCAGCAGCCGTTCCGGCCCGAGTCCGTGGTCGCGCTGCCGGAGCGCTCGCTGGGTGAGCTGCTCGGCGAGGAGCTGCGCCGGCTCGACCAGGACGAGCCGTTCAGCGAGGCGCTGGAGGTCGTCACCGGCGAGACCGGGCTGGCCGAGCGGCCGCCGATCCGCGAGCACACCTGGTTCGACCCGATGAAGCCGCAGCAGTCCGCGGCCGACGCCGAGGCCGAGCTGACCTCGGACGCGACCTCCGACGGCGGCACCGCCGCCACCGCGGCGCCGACCGTGCCGCCGACCTCGGCGGACACCGACGACGTCGCGCTGAACGGCGAGCACGACTCCCCCGCCGACGACTCTGAGGAGCAGCACGCGGTGCAGGCCGCGGAGGGCGGTGCCCGATGA